From the genome of Deinococcus sp. JMULE3, one region includes:
- a CDS encoding AEC family transporter encodes MLQALSNVLLPVMLVAGLGALVSARFPIDQATVARITLYLLSPALVLNVLLTTRVQASEVLTLGAAYALTVAGSLLLGWLTGLRAPQAQRRSLAASVGIWNSGNMGLPIALFAFGQAGFAHATLLFLMSFVGMYLVAPIVYTARVRRPDQPPPSAGGMLLNMVRLPAVWMVALGVTLRALHLQPPAGLMRGVDLLAQATLPMVLLSLGLQLGSGGWPRLDTRVWLATTARLIGGPLLGLAAGLACGLRGEVLAVLVLSASMPTAVNALLIAREYGGDADTVARTAFLSTVLSVPTIAAVVALLPRPTG; translated from the coding sequence GTGCTTCAGGCCCTGAGTAACGTCCTGCTGCCCGTGATGCTCGTCGCGGGGCTGGGCGCACTCGTCTCCGCGCGGTTTCCGATCGATCAGGCGACCGTCGCGCGGATCACGCTGTACCTGCTGTCCCCGGCACTCGTGCTGAACGTCCTGCTCACCACCCGCGTGCAGGCGAGCGAGGTCCTGACGCTGGGCGCCGCGTACGCCCTGACCGTCGCGGGCAGCCTCCTGCTGGGCTGGCTGACCGGGCTGCGCGCCCCGCAGGCGCAGCGGCGCAGCCTCGCCGCGAGCGTCGGCATCTGGAACAGCGGCAACATGGGCCTCCCGATTGCGCTGTTCGCGTTCGGGCAGGCGGGCTTCGCGCACGCCACGCTGCTGTTCCTGATGTCCTTCGTCGGCATGTACTTAGTCGCGCCCATCGTGTACACCGCCCGCGTGCGCCGCCCCGACCAGCCGCCCCCCAGCGCAGGCGGGATGCTGCTGAACATGGTGCGCCTGCCCGCCGTGTGGATGGTCGCGCTGGGCGTCACCCTCCGCGCCCTGCACCTCCAGCCCCCGGCGGGCCTGATGCGCGGCGTGGACCTGCTGGCGCAGGCGACCCTGCCGATGGTGCTGCTGTCGCTGGGCCTGCAACTCGGCTCGGGCGGCTGGCCGCGCCTGGACACCCGCGTGTGGCTCGCGACCACCGCGCGCCTGATCGGCGGTCCCCTGCTGGGCCTCGCCGCCGGACTCGCCTGCGGCCTGCGGGGCGAGGTGCTGGCCGTCCTCGTGCTGTCCGCCAGCATGCCCACCGCCGTGAACGCCCTGCTGATCGCCCGCGAGTACGGCGGGGACGCCGACACCGTCGCCCGCACCGCGTTCCTCAGCACCGTCCTGAGCGTCCCGACCATCGCGGCGGTCGTGGCACTGCTGCCCCGCCCGACCGGCTGA